A DNA window from Onychostoma macrolepis isolate SWU-2019 chromosome 13, ASM1243209v1, whole genome shotgun sequence contains the following coding sequences:
- the fam83b gene encoding protein FAM83B, with protein sequence MESDFSLRSSSKGEFKAEDYIQPHYKEAYRLAIDCLVKEGEASYRNFIKEEGICGFLSEEEINHITESAVQPPSSNHSEEADCPQDDTSSTGTYWPTHSDTDPPNLDLGWPDVPQRRLATNIDLLFHPPRQNSPTIKEVIRKQIQDARQVIAIAMDVFTDVDIFKEVVDASVRGVPVYILLDHNHFKSFLSMIEKQDIQIQKLRNMRIRTVKGQEYSCKSGVKFHGGMGQKFLLVDCQKVFFGSYSFMWSYEKINLSMVQVITGQLVETYDEEFRTLFARSTVPAQFQTASVNQCETKPNGKMDGYLIHSSNPFERKDHLRHTLDAVYRQACERKSGFSALREVEERPLVTPHARFLQDTSEFYKRHSYAGERQEPVYLPKLPKYGSSNWNVAAESNRYGGFSNNVDNQYESYVINPMFRGSNMRQSYHGHDKQILNMRQNLPSLASTSKSFLRTWRIESYLNNSNDAPYGENHDYLDQFEENKMGHPQHSRIRSSVVFTSTIPEQPETNSCSNNSASTNHDPARIQSNAQVYSSTQWNQTAQHDDYMLKRRSLQILENSGSNTTYSSGRDSIYASLNRAKNRFAHKENDYQQDDRYKRHSLADSRCNTYNSDFNEPSSYMYASLPRRQKICNMSANENPRNGAYTPNFKEDQRSVSHHDFKKADESKTTSGNIWQEPPSRTVSETLLDTEDSQPPKPNSASSQRFLKRSTKKIKSLLNIPQKGDSSPKGKNSESLKMGSSTDTIISDYDDTTQGKKHQGSTANSTKSTESSRLKRANGKIPGAENHSPGLAGEASAPRFSTEELHPSHTPASAETSKTQEQSTAVSQNEKTNSTLTRSDLVSKQQVSVNRLYSRFEPLCSFESRSPTAGQPAYVPAQSQVSEKTRNSVFLRRQPMNDHRSYTNQQTQGHDNRIGRFIQRVGNLIHKNKY encoded by the exons ATGGAATCTGATTTTTCACTGCGGTCCTCCTCAAAGGGAGAGTTCAAGGCGGAAGATTACATACAGCCGCATTACAAGGAAGCGTATCGCTTAGCCATCGACTGCCTGGTCAAAGAGGGAGAAGCTTCTTATCGAAATTTCATCAAAGAGGAAGGCATATGCGGTTTCCTCTCCGAGGAGGAAATCAACCATATTACAGAGAGTGCTGTGCAGCCCCCCTCCAGCAACCACTCTGAGGAAGCGGACTGTCCACAGGATGATACGTCCTCCACAGGCACATACTGGCCCACTCACTCAGACACTGACCCGCCGAACCTGGATTTAGGCTGGCCAGACGTCCCGCAGAGAAGGCTCGCAACCAACATAGACCTGCTGTTCCACCCGCCGAGGCAAAACAGCCCCACTATCAAGGAAGTGATCCGCAAACAAATACAGGATGCCAGGCAG GTCATAGCAATCGCAATGGATGTTTTCACTGACGTGGACATCTTTAAAGAAGTGGTAGATGCCTCAGTCAGAGGTGTTCCTGTCTACATTCTCCTGGACCACAATCACTTCAAAAGCTTTCTCAGTATGATAGAAAAACAAGACATCCAAATCCAAAAACTCAGG AATATGAGGATACGCACAGTGAAAGGCCAGGAATATTCTTGCAAATCTGGGGTAAAGTTCCATGGAGGAATGGGGCAGAAATTTCTTCTTGTTGACTgccaaaaagtattttttggaTCATACAG CTTCATGTGGTCTTATGAGAAGATCAACCTCAGCATGGTTCAGGTTATAACAGGCCAATTAGTGGAGACTTATGACGAGGAATTCCGGACGTTGTTTGCTCGATCGACAGTCCCAGCTCAGTTTCAGACTGCCAGTGTGAACCAGTGTGAGACGAAGCCCAATGGCAAAATGGATGGATATCTGATTCATTCCAGCAACCCCTTTGAAAGGAAAGATCATTTAAGGCACACGCTTGATGCTGTTTACCGGCAAGCCTGTGAAAGGAAATCAGGATTCTCTGCACTGAGAGAGGTTGAAGAAAGACCACTTGTTACACCGCATGCTCGATTCCTTCAAGACACATCAGAGTTTTACAAAAGACACAGCTACGCAGGAGAACGGCAGGAGCCTGTGTATCTGCCAAAATTGCCCAAGTATGGCTCTAGTAACTGGAACGTGGCAGCAGAGAGCAACCGTTATGGCGGATTCTCCAACAACGTGGACAACCAGTACGAAAGTTACGTCATCAACCCGATGTTCAGAGGCTCAAACATGCGCCAGTCTTACCACGGCCACGACAAACAAATTCTCAACATGAGGCAAAACCTGCCCAGTTTAGCAAGTACTTCCAAGTCCTTCCTTCGGACATGGAGGATAGAGTCTTACCTCAACAACAGCAACGACGCACCTTACGGCGAGAACCACGATTATCTCGACCAATTTGAGGAGAATAAAATGGGTCATCCGCAACACTCTCGCATCAGGTCATCGGTTGTTTTCACATCCACCATACCGGAACAACCAGAAACGAACAGCTGCTCAAATAATTCAGCGTCCACCAACCACGACCCGGCACGAATTCAGTCAAACGCTCAGGTGTATTCCTCAACCCAGTGGAATCAGACAGCACAGCACGATGACTACATGCTAAAGCGGCGCAGTTTACAGATTTTAGAAAACTCAGGAAGTAACACGACATATAGCTCCGGAAGGGATTCAATATATGCAAGTTTAAACAGAGCCAAAAATCGATTTGCACACAAGGAGAATGACTACCAGCAAGATGACAGATACAAAAGGCACAGCTTGGCCGATTCCAGGTGCAATACATATAACAGTGACTTTAACGAGCCCTCTAGTTACATGTACGCATCTTTACCTAGAAGACAGAAAATCTGCAACATGTCTGCAAACGAGAATCCCAGAAATGGAGCGTACACGCCAAATTTCAAAGAGGACCAGAGGTCCGTCTCACATCATGATTTCAAAAAGGCAGATGAGAGCAAAACTACCTCAGGAAACATATGGCAAGAGCCTCCCTCGAGGACTGTGTCAGAAACGCTTCTGGACACGGAGGACAGTCAGCCTCCGAAACCAAACAGCGCATCATCGCAGCGCTTCTTGAAAAGGAGCACCAAGAAAATAAAATCCCTTCTAAACATCCCACAAAAGGGGGACAGCTCACCGAAAGGAAAGAACTCAGAAAGTCTCAAAATGGGAAGCAGCACAGATACGATTATCTCAGATTATGATGACACCACGCAAGGCAAGAAACACCAGGGTAGCACTGCCAATTCCACCAAGTCCACTGAGAGCAGCAGACTGAAGCGAGCTAATGGGAAGATCCCTGGAGCTGAGAATCACTCTCCTGGCCTGGCGGGAGAGGCATCTGCGCCTCGCTTTAGTACCGAAGAGCTTCATCCGTCTCACACACCTGCAAGTGCAGAGACTTCTAAAACACAGGAGCAATCCACGGCCGTTTCTCAGAACGAGAAGACAAACTCAACACTGACCAGATCAGATCTGGTGTCAAAGCAACAAGTATCAGTAAACAGGCTGTATAGCAGATTTGAGCCGCTTTGCTCATTTGAAAGCAGGAGTCCCACAGCAGGCCAGCCTGCCTATGTACCTGCACAGAGTCAAGTAAGCGAGAAAACAAGGAATTCTGTCTTTTTAAGAAGACAGCCCATGAATGACCATAGAAGTTATACAAACCAGCAGACGCAGGGACACGACAATAGAATTGGCCGTTTCATTCAAAGGGTTGGAAATTTAATACACAAGAATAAGTACTGA